One genomic segment of Candidatus Zixiibacteriota bacterium includes these proteins:
- a CDS encoding DEAD/DEAH box helicase has product MSSKTAGNGFTGLGIAPGLLDAIRRLKFTEPTPIQRRSIPVAIDGKDLIAIAQTGTGKTLAFGIPMMQRLAQLKGRGLVILPTRELAVQVDEMLQAVGRTLGLRTAVLIGGAPMHAQQQALGRKPRIIIATPGRLIDHLEQKTVSLADIEILVLDEADRMLDMGFAPQINKILATIPRSRQTMLFSATMPKEIVAIAQKHMELPVHVEIARPGTAAEKVTQEVFFVDRPAKSRLLEVLLQQYNGPVLIFTRTKHAARKLNRQVRMMGHKAAELHSNRSLSQRREALEGFKFGKYRILVATDIAARGIDVTGIELVVNYDLPSNSEDYVHRIGRTGRAGRAGRAVSFAAFDQRGEIKRIEQLIRTALPVAKLPALPPERPRVEPAQVPESRPSRPPRRSPRPVDRRWPREPAAAEAESSSAQAAVPRSGRRPRKQRPRRWR; this is encoded by the coding sequence ATGAGTTCGAAGACAGCCGGTAACGGCTTCACCGGCCTCGGCATTGCCCCGGGCCTACTCGACGCAATTCGGCGTCTTAAGTTTACGGAACCGACACCGATTCAGAGGCGGTCGATACCGGTCGCGATCGACGGCAAGGACCTCATTGCGATCGCCCAGACCGGCACCGGCAAGACGCTGGCATTCGGCATTCCGATGATGCAGCGCCTGGCGCAGTTGAAGGGGCGCGGTTTGGTGATACTGCCGACGCGTGAACTGGCGGTGCAGGTTGATGAAATGCTGCAGGCGGTCGGGCGTACGCTGGGACTGCGGACGGCCGTGCTGATCGGCGGCGCACCGATGCACGCGCAGCAGCAAGCGCTCGGGCGTAAGCCGCGGATCATCATCGCTACCCCCGGCCGCTTAATCGATCACCTGGAACAGAAGACCGTTAGTCTCGCGGATATCGAAATTCTCGTGTTGGATGAGGCCGACCGCATGCTCGACATGGGGTTCGCGCCCCAGATCAACAAAATCCTGGCGACAATTCCGCGATCACGACAGACGATGCTATTCTCAGCGACGATGCCGAAGGAGATCGTCGCGATTGCGCAGAAGCACATGGAATTGCCGGTGCATGTCGAAATTGCGCGGCCCGGCACGGCAGCCGAGAAGGTTACCCAGGAGGTATTCTTCGTTGACCGCCCGGCCAAGAGCCGCCTGCTGGAAGTGCTCCTGCAACAGTATAATGGCCCGGTGCTGATCTTCACGCGCACCAAACATGCCGCACGCAAACTGAACCGCCAGGTGCGCATGATGGGGCACAAGGCGGCGGAACTGCACTCCAATCGTAGTTTGTCGCAGCGGCGCGAGGCGCTCGAAGGCTTTAAGTTCGGCAAGTACCGGATCCTGGTGGCGACCGACATCGCTGCACGCGGGATTGACGTCACCGGCATCGAACTGGTAGTCAACTATGATCTGCCCTCCAATTCAGAGGACTATGTTCACCGCATCGGCAGGACTGGGCGCGCTGGACGGGCGGGACGCGCGGTCTCATTCGCTGCGTTTGATCAGCGCGGTGAAATCAAGCGGATCGAGCAATTGATTCGCACGGCGTTGCCGGTGGCAAAACTGCCGGCGTTACCGCCGGAACGGCCGCGGGTCGAGCCGGCGCAGGTACCGGAGTCACGGCCGAGTCGTCCTCCACGCCGCAGCCCCCGACCGGTGGATCGGCGCTGGCCACGCGAACCTGCTGCTGCCGAAGCAGAGTCTTCATCGGCGCAAGCGGCCGTTCCGCGAAGCGGCCGCCGGCCACGAAAGCAACGTCCACGCCGCTGGCGTTAA
- a CDS encoding aspartyl protease family protein has product MKLTIGMIVGAATMCCLAMAQGRHSDPYEILNRHFAASGGLERLKAERGQYIEGTLALAGLNGSIKVWTQKPYSQRSEVDLRVLKVTQGESEKGQWVLDSNGKLQQITNLDEAALKRREVKRRMGDYEFADLKSTTFAVTLLGVEPLDSSECYVIKITNNINGDTQTNYIDTKDFLLRKSVSIEGESSNESYYSDYREVAGLKVAFFTRQISLETGQEQELTITRYESNPRVDPSLFEPPAQAAADFRFAAGNSAENIPFKFRGNHLYIPVVVAGQQRWWVLDTGAAMSVIDRGFADDLALTIEGDMKGKAANSTVDVQFARLPAYSIKGIEFNEQTVAVIDMTELNRLLDIESVGILGFDFLSRFVTKVDYANETVSFYDPAAFEYNGNGREVDVHMKNSVFMASAVLDGSYSGTWLIDLGASSVSLNGIYALRGGLTQRPGVERLGRGAGSSYVATMVRCDSLRFASFTINRPVVSFSTTNLDSLLVPDELGIIGNTIFRHFVLYVDYAAERMIVEPGRDFGRDFPEDRSGLQIARAAGGAVEVVFVAPRTPSAQAGFQKGDLIKSIDGTATGKIGGLSEIRGMFMAAPDTAYRIVVERNGGDRELTLTLADLL; this is encoded by the coding sequence ATGAAGCTCACGATTGGCATGATAGTAGGAGCGGCGACGATGTGTTGTCTGGCGATGGCACAGGGGCGACATTCGGATCCATACGAGATTTTGAACCGGCACTTTGCTGCCAGCGGCGGTCTGGAGCGGCTCAAGGCCGAGCGCGGACAATACATCGAGGGCACGCTGGCGCTCGCCGGTTTGAACGGGTCGATCAAAGTCTGGACGCAAAAACCATACTCGCAACGCTCCGAGGTTGATTTGCGCGTGCTCAAGGTCACGCAGGGCGAGAGCGAAAAAGGGCAGTGGGTGCTCGACTCCAATGGCAAGTTACAGCAGATCACGAATCTCGATGAAGCGGCATTGAAGCGCCGCGAAGTCAAACGTCGGATGGGCGACTACGAATTTGCCGATCTGAAATCAACGACCTTCGCTGTGACTTTGCTGGGTGTTGAACCGCTGGACAGCAGCGAGTGCTATGTCATCAAAATCACCAATAACATCAATGGCGACACGCAGACCAACTACATCGACACCAAAGACTTTTTGTTGCGGAAGAGTGTTTCAATTGAAGGCGAAAGCAGCAATGAATCTTACTACTCCGACTATCGCGAAGTCGCCGGACTCAAGGTCGCATTTTTCACCCGCCAGATTTCTCTGGAAACCGGCCAGGAACAAGAGTTGACAATCACCAGGTACGAATCGAATCCCCGGGTAGATCCTTCTCTCTTTGAACCGCCGGCTCAGGCCGCGGCGGACTTTCGATTTGCAGCCGGGAATTCTGCCGAGAACATTCCATTCAAGTTCCGCGGCAATCACTTGTATATTCCGGTCGTGGTTGCCGGTCAGCAGCGTTGGTGGGTGCTGGATACCGGCGCCGCCATGTCGGTGATCGACCGTGGCTTTGCCGACGACTTGGCGCTGACTATCGAAGGCGACATGAAGGGCAAAGCTGCCAACAGCACGGTTGACGTGCAGTTTGCCCGCCTACCTGCGTACAGCATCAAAGGAATCGAGTTTAATGAACAGACCGTCGCTGTCATCGATATGACCGAACTCAATCGTTTGCTGGATATCGAAAGCGTTGGCATTCTCGGTTTCGACTTTCTGTCACGCTTCGTCACCAAAGTTGACTACGCCAATGAAACCGTCTCCTTTTACGATCCAGCCGCATTCGAATACAACGGCAACGGTCGGGAGGTTGACGTCCACATGAAGAACAGCGTGTTTATGGCATCGGCGGTGTTGGACGGAAGTTACAGCGGCACCTGGCTGATCGATCTGGGAGCTTCCTCCGTCTCCCTCAACGGCATCTACGCCTTGCGCGGTGGCTTGACCCAGCGGCCTGGTGTGGAGCGATTGGGACGCGGTGCCGGTTCTTCATACGTGGCGACCATGGTGCGCTGCGACAGCCTCCGCTTCGCCAGTTTCACCATTAACCGCCCGGTCGTTAGCTTCTCGACGACAAACCTCGATTCGCTCTTGGTTCCGGATGAACTCGGTATAATTGGCAATACCATCTTTCGCCACTTCGTGCTCTACGTCGACTACGCCGCCGAGCGCATGATCGTCGAGCCGGGTCGAGACTTCGGCAGAGATTTTCCCGAAGACCGGTCCGGTCTGCAGATCGCCCGTGCGGCCGGAGGTGCCGTCGAAGTCGTCTTCGTTGCCCCACGAACGCCTTCAGCGCAGGCAGGCTTCCAGAAGGGCGACCTGATCAAGTCGATTGACGGGACGGCAACCGGGAAGATTGGCGGGCTGTCGGAGATTCGCGGCATGTTCATGGCGGCGCCGGACACGGCCTACCGCATCGTCGTGGAACGCAACGGCGGCGATCGCGAACTGACCCTGACGCTGGCCGACCTGCTTTGA
- a CDS encoding acyl carrier protein, giving the protein MTAPVSPDCIRGAIFAAIRIVNQLLPSSGRLAESEEQPLVGARGALDSLQFVNFVVAVEQQLTSDCGINLVLTDADVLANQEQIFATVGSLMRYVQAQTAGV; this is encoded by the coding sequence ATGACTGCACCGGTATCTCCTGACTGCATCCGCGGCGCGATTTTTGCCGCGATTCGGATCGTCAATCAACTCCTGCCCTCGTCGGGACGACTGGCGGAATCGGAGGAGCAGCCTCTGGTCGGTGCGCGCGGCGCCTTGGACTCGCTGCAATTCGTCAACTTCGTCGTCGCGGTTGAGCAGCAGCTTACTTCCGACTGTGGCATCAATCTTGTCCTCACCGATGCCGATGTCTTGGCCAATCAAGAGCAGATCTTCGCAACCGTCGGCTCGCTCATGCGCTACGTTCAAGCACAGACCGCGGGAGTTTAG